A stretch of DNA from Aciduliprofundum sp. MAR08-339:
CCGATGAGAGGGATTTTGAGTATGCAAAGGGGATCATTGAGAGGTATAAAATAGAGCAGGATATTGTTTTCCAGCCTGTGGGCGGTACCGATTTGAAATGGCTTGTGGAGAAGGTTCTGAATTCCCGTATGAATGTCCGTGTGCTTCCCCAGCTTCACAAGATAATATGGGGTGAGCAAAGAGGTGTTTGAAATGATGTACACCGATGAGGAGGGAATATTCGTCGTGAAAACCGCGAGGAGGGTTGTAGAGGAGTATCTGAATAGAAGGCGCGTTCCTGAAATTGAGTTTCCAAAAAAATTTGAGGAGAAAGGGGGAGTTTTTACGACAATATCCACCTATCCCGATAGAAATCTTCGGGGATGCATAGGCTTCCCAGAGCCCATATTTCCACTTAAAAAAGCGCTGGTGGAATCCGCCCTTGCAGCAGCGTTTCAGGATCCCAGATTTCCGCCGCTTACAAGAGATGAACTGAATAGCGTGGTTTTTGAAGTATCGCTTTTAACTCCTCCGGAGGAGATCAGGGTGAAAAGTAGAAAAGAGTTGCTAAACATGGTGGTCATAGGAAGGCATGGGCTCATAGCCGAAAGGGGATTTTACCGTGGCTTGCTGCTTCCCCAGGTTCCGGTTGAGTGGAACTGGGATGTGGAAGAGTTCCTCTCTCAGACCTGTTGGAAGGCTGGATTGCCCCCGGATTGCTGGCTTGACGAGAGCACCAAAATCTACGCATTTTCTGCCGAGATATTTGAGGAAGAGGAACCATGGGGCAGAATAAGGAGGAAGGAAATTGGAGATTGAGGGAAGAATTTACCATCGGGGAGAGATAATAGATGCTGCGCTTGAAATTGATGGGGGAAGGATAAAAAGAGTGAAAAAATACATTACGGGAGCGAAGAGAATAAGGGGCGTTATCTTTCCAGGAGCTATTGATCTTCACGCTCATTTCCGTGAGCCGGGATACGAGCACAAGGAGGATTTCTACACGGGTACCATGAGTGCCGCATTTGGAGGGATCACATTTGTCATGGATATGCCCAACACAAACCCTCCTGTTTCGGATGCTGAAAGTTTCAACGAAAAACTCAGGACTGTAAGCAGAAAGGCAAATGTTGATTTTTCCCTTTATTTTCTTCTCAACGAAAATGCCCAAATTCTGAGAGAGCACAATGCCGCCTTCAAGCTATACATGGGCGAGACAACGGGTGCAAAGGGTTCAGAGGTGACTTACGTGCCCCATTCGTTTATCTCCGTGCACGCCGAACTGAATGAATGCATAAAAAAGGAGAGCACGAATTTGAGGGAGCATGACCTTGCAAGACCTGAGAGTTGCGAGGTTCGTGCAGTGAAAACCCTTCTTGGAATGGGTAAATTTCACATTGCCCATGTGAGTTCTGTGGATACGGTGGACATGTGCAAGGTTGGAAGGTTCACATGCGAGGTTACACCCCATCATCTACTTCTGCACAGGGATATGCCTCTGGGCTCCTTTGGCAAGGTTAACCCTCCACTCAGAGCCAGATGGATAGCTGAGAGATTATGGGAAGAGTTGCTGATTGGCAGGATAGACATCGTGGCAAGTGACCACGCTCCGCACACAGTTGAGGAGAAGGAAGAAGAATTCTCAAGCGCTCCTGCAGGTATTCCCGAGGTGGAAACCTACGTGCCAATTTTTATGAGGCTAATGAGAATGGAAAAAATTCCCCTGCGCAGAATGGTTGAAGTTCTAATGGAGAAGCCTGCAGAGCTCATCGGGATAGGTAAGGGAAAGATTGAAAAGGGTTACGATGCGGACCTGATTGCTATGAATTTCAAAGATGTGAGGAGAGTGAGAAGCAGGGATCTGCACTACAAGTGTGGGTGGACACCCTATGAGGGGTTTGAAGCGATATATCCCCATACAGTGATTGTTGGAGGAGAGTACGTGATTGAGGACGGTGAATTTGTTGGCGAAAGGATGGGGAAATTTGTGAAGATAGAGGGGAATAAATTTTAATATATTGGCTCATTTGCCAAATCTATGCTTGAGAGGGAACTGAATCTGCAGTTCTTCCATGAAAATGGCTGGAAGAGGTACAGATGCAAGAAGTGTGGTTCTTACTTCTGGAGCAGAGAGCCTAGGGACACATGCACGGAGGCACCCTGTGGAGAGTACAAATTTTTGGAAGAGCCAATTTTCAACCGGGAGTACTCCATTGAAGAGATGCGATCCGCATTCATAAATTTCTTCAAGAGAAGGGGGCACGAGCCAATACCACGTTATCCCGTGGTGGCAAGGTGGAGGGATGATGTCTTCCTGGTCAATGCATCCATTTACGATTTCCAGCCTCACGTAACCTCTGGCCTGGCACCTCCACCTGCAAATCCTCTGGTTATCTCACAGCCATGCATAAGGATGGTTGATGTTGATTCTGTGGGCAAGACCGGAAGGCATCTGACCGGATTTGAGATGATGGCACACCATGCATTCAACTATCCAGATAAATGGGTTTACTGGAAGGATGAGACTGTGGAGTACGCCCTCAAACTCATTGAAGAACTGGGGGGAAATGCGGATGAGGTTGTGCTCAAGGAGCATCCCTGGATCGGAGGGGGCAACGCAGGTGCCAGTTTTGAGGTCATTTATGGAGGTTTAGAGCTTGCAACCCTGGTATTTATGAATCTCAGGGAGGACGAAAGGGGCGAGGTTGAGATTGATGGAGTTCGCTATTCCGAAATGCCCGTCAAGGTTGTGGACACGGGATACGGCCTTGAAAGGTTCGTCTGGGCCTCGAAGGGCACGCCCACAATCTACGATGCGATTTATCCTGATATGATCGAGGAGTTAATGGGGAGATTGAATATTGAGAGGAACGAGCGCAGAGATATGATACTGAAGCAATTTGCCCTGATCTCACCACGCATAGAAATTGAAGATGAAGGGACCCTTGTGAATGAGGTGTTAAAGGCATCGAATTCCAGCATCAGAGAGTACAAGGAATTCATCGTACCTCTTCAGAAAATATATGCCATAGTGGATTACACCAGAAGTCTGGCATTTATGCTCACGGATGGAATAGTGCCATCAAATGCCCAGGCGGGTTATCTTGCAAGGTTGCTGATAAGAAGAACCTTGAAACTCCTGTATGATTTGGGCAATCCCGCTAGAATTGGAGAACTCGTGGAAATGCACGTACACAGGTTCTCCGATATAATGGATACGAGCATGCTTCCCATTGTTCTGGAAGAACTTGAACTTGAAGAGTCCCGCTACAGAAAAACAATGTCCAAGGGTGTGGAGATAGTAAAGAGGCATGTGAAGAAGAAGGGAAGAATAGATGTGGATGATCTCATCCTCTTTTACGATTCCCATGGCCTCTTGCCCGATATCGTTAAGAGTGTGGCCGAAGACCTGGGTGTGGAGGTTGAAGTTCCAAGGGATTTTCACGGGCTTGTTGCAAGTAGGCATGAGAGGGCTGCTAGGAAGAAGAAGATTGAAAGGAGTTACGATTTGCCCGCCACACGCAAGTTATATTACGAGGATCCTTATTTGAGGGAATTTGAGGGTGATGTCATTTATTCCAAGGATGGTGAGATCGTTCTCGATTCAACAGCCTTTTATCCAGAGGGGGGTGGCCAGCCATCGGACAGGGGGTATGTGGAGTATGGGGGAAAGCAGTACCATGTCAAGGATGTCCAGAAGTACGGAGATGTGGTTGTACACTTCATAGAGGGGCATATTCCTGTGGGAGTAAGGGTCAGGGGCTTTATTGATTGGGAGCGTAGAGAAAGGTTGATGAGGAATCATACCGCCGAGCATGTTCTTCTTGCTGCGTGCCGCAGGGTTCTTGGAAAGCATGTGTGGCAGCACGGCACCCAGAAGGACGTGCATGAGTGCAGGTTCGACATAGCCCATTACAAACCCATAACCCGTGAGGAGATAAGGAGAATTGAAGAGGAGGCCATGCGCATAATAACCTCATGCATACCGGTTGAAGCGAAGTTTATGAATCGCACTGAGGCTGAGAGGAGGTATGGATTTGTGCTCTATGAAGGAGGAATTCCCCCTGGCAGGGAGATAAGGGTTGTTAGAATCGGAAATTTCGATGTTGAGGCATGCGGAGGTACTCATGTTAGCAACACGGGTGAAATAGGATTTCTAAAGATTATGCGTACCGAACGCATTCAGGATGGTGTTAGCAGGATAATCTACACCTCCGGGTTGAGTGCCCTTGAGCATACCCACCATGTTGAGGATATTCTGCATAGAAGCGCAGAGGTTCTGGGTGTACAGTGGGAGAAACTGCCCGAGAGTGTGGAGAGATTCTTCAATGAATGGAAGGATCAGAGGAAGACCATTGATAGGCTGAAGAGGGAAAGAATGGAGTCCATAAGGAGGGAATTTGAAGACAGGGAGATCATTGCTGAACTTCTTCCTCTTGAGATGAAGGAACTCGCTATTCTGGCCCGCGAACTTGCCAGTGTGGGAAAAAGAGGAGTGCTTATAGGAGAGGATGGGAGTTTTGTGGTATTCGGTGTAAATGCCAGGAATATTGCCGGGAAAATTGCAGAATCCATGCAAGGTAGGGGTGGGGGTAAGAATGATTTTGTCCAGGGAAAGGGCAAAAGGGAGATGGTCAGAGAAGGATTAAATAAGGCGAGAGAATTGCTGGGGTTGAAATGATCAATCCAGAGGTGGAAGAGGTAAATCTCATCGTGAGAAGGTACCTGAACGTTTACGATTTCAGAATCACACCGGACCATCTTGAATTCTACTTCACCCCTGGAGATGAGAACGAATTTGAAAAGAATTTTGAGAAGTTGAGGTTGGAACTCAAGAAAAGGCAGATGGTTCCCATAGTGAGAAAGGAAACAGGAGAATATGTTCTTGTGGTCATAAGAACACCTCCAAGAAAATTTCTGGGTCTGTGGGTGAACATAGTCCTCCTTCTGGCCACCCTTGCATCGACGATATGGGTGGGTATGGGTTACTACGTAACATACTATGGCCCATCAACAACATTAAATGAAATAGTGGGTGGTTTTGTTTACTTTGCCCTACCTCTTATGACCATTCTCGGTGTGCATGAAATGGGACATTATTTTGCTGCCAGAAGGCACAATGTTATGGTATCCCTACCCTTCTTCATACCTGCACCCACTCTGCTGGGTACATTGGGAGCCTTCATATCCGTAAGAGAACCCATTCCCGATAAGAAGGCACTTGTGGATATTGGACTGGCAGGGCCCATAGCCGGGTTCATAGTGGCAATTCCTGTAACTTTACTGGGTATGTACTTGGGTACCCTCAATCCTCCGACGATTAACATAACGGAGACAAACAGGTATATCCTGCTCAATGTTCCAATAATCTACAATGTGCTTTCCTATTTTATGCCCTCTCCAGAGTTCATACATCCCATGGCCATGGCTGGATGGGTCGGATTTGTGGTCACCGCCATAAATCTATTTCCCATAGGACAACTGGACGGTGGACATGTGGCTCGGGCGATTGCTGGGGATAATACAAAGTACGTGAGTTATGCCTTTGCTGCAATTCTCTTCATACTTGGAATTTGGTATCCTGGGTGGATAATCTTTGCCCTTCTGGTAGTTTTTCTGGGTTTGAATCATCCACCACCCCTCAACGACATCACGAAACTGGATAAAAAGAGATGGGCTCTGGCAATTTCTGGATTTCTACTTCTTGCAGTTACCTTTGTTCCGGTGCCTATGCAAATGGTTACACTACACGAGGATATGCAGCTTTCCGTAAATTTAAATGGTGAAATTTTGGTTGAAAACCTTGAAAATTCAACAACTCTGCATATTATGGTGGTTAACAATGGTGAGATGAAGGAGAATACGACTGTAACCGTAAGGGGTGATTTTTACATATCAAATTCAACTTACAATTTTGTATTGGATCCAGGTGGAAGCTGGAATGGTAGCGTGGTCTTGAAATTGAAGGAAAGTGGGGTACATGGGATAACGGTATCCCTTTTAACCAGAAGTGGTTATGTAAGAGAATGGCACAGGGATTTGCTGTGCTTGAATGAAAGCAGAACTCTGCATTTTGAGCCAGAATCTGTGCATTCTTTCTCCTTCAACACCACTTTGGTCAACAATGGGAATATCTCCACAGTACAGTTTATGACCTTAAATGGTGTTTATTTCAACATAACAAGTTCCTCTTTACCAATACTGGAAAATGGAACCATGGTTATACCTGAGAATTCATCTGCCGCTTTACATTTTGTGGTCATGGGAAAAACCACCATTCTTGCTGTGGATTTGCTCAATTACCAGGCTGCTTGGATTCAAGTAAGAGTTTAAATCTTTTTGCATCTTCCCACATATGGGTGTTGTTGAACATAATGTAGTCTTCATTCTTTACCAGTTCCATTAATTTGTTCAGGTCCTCATCCGAGTACCTGTAACTATAACCGCCTATGCCGTGGAGTCGGTAGTAGGAAAACTCTCCCCATACACTCCTGTTTTTGAATGGGTCAACCACATGAATTAGATCCGCCTCCTTGCATATTTTCTTCACAATATCTAAATCCCATTTACCCCTTTGCTCCCATCCATATGTGGCTATCCTTTCCACATTATCAAAGAAATTGAGTATGTTTTCCATATTGCCCTTATTCTGCCTGAAACTTGCAGGGCTCTGAAATACTATTACCTTGGCCCTTAGAATTCTCGCAATCTCCGCAAAATTCTTCCATGAGAGCATAACATCCTCGTTGCTTTTGAAATAACCAAAATCTCCCAGAGGCCCCTTGTATCTGCGATATGTTGGACTTGACGGTGGATGCGTGATTGTTTGGGGTGCTTTAAGTGTGAAAATAAAATCTTTTGGTGTATTCTCCCTCCATCTTTGGGCAAGAGATTTTGATATTTGTGTGTAAAATGTTTTCTGGATCTCAACAACCTTGAACTCCTCAAAGTATTTTTTCTTTGCAACTGGAAATCCGCATGTGCCTATGTACATATGTTTCAATTTTGATCCCCTATTAATAATTTTTCTAAATGCACAGGAATGAGAGCAGTGCCCCCAAAAATCCGCCCACCATTATAAGGGGCATAGCAAATTTTATGGTATTGATTGCACTCTTGGTTATATTTGTCATCTCCTCCAGTTGTCCTCTTCGAGCCATTCTCAGTTTCACCATCTCTGTGTGCATGCTGACTTCAACCTCCTCGGCGTTGGAAAGTGCATCATTCACAGCATCCTTTACCATTTTTATTATTTCGTTCCAGTCATCCTTGTCCCCAACAGGGTTAAGGTCCATAATGTTGTAATTTACAATGTGATTGTCTGTGGAAAAAACCTCAATCTCGTCAAGGACATCTCCAAAGGATTCTATAATTTTGTTTCTCAATCCCTTTTTGACATTGTTTCCATCGAGAAGAATGTACCCTATTCTCTTCCCATTATGGATAAATACGGCCACCTTTATCCCATCAGGCCCAAAACTTTTGCTTTTGAATGATCTCTGGGCATAACCCACGACTATGGGAGCATCTGCTTCAAGGTTTTTTATTCTCTTTGCAATTGCATCCACATCACCATGGGTCAGGGTCAGTGGAAAGGCGTTCTTGTCAAAATTGTTATGGGCATCCACTATTGCAGCATCATCGTAAAAATTCAGAAGTTTTTTTCTGAGTATTAGCCCCGCTTTTAGATCCACATCATCAAATATATCCCTTGTTGGAAGCAGCGCCACCAGAAGATACCTTCCAAAAAGATGGGCGAGTACCTCTAAATTGCCAAATTCAAATCTCAGAGCATCACTCATTTTCCTGCATCGATTTTTTGCGTTGAGTGAATTTTTAACCACATTTGCAATCTTCTTAATATCCTTCTCGTCAGCCACATTGTTATCGTGGGTGGTCGTTGTGTGGAATATCATCAGGTTATCAAACCCCGTGAATCTTTTCAATTTTTTTGTTATATCGCTGCCACCCACCTCTCCAAAGGGGCCCGGATGGATGTAGGGGAACAGGAAAATTATTTTTGGTGTATCTCCTTTCCAAAAAACCATTGAGGATACAGGTACTGTTCTTTCAGTGTATATGTTTTCAAAGAATCTGTTTATTGAATGGAGATGTTCTCTTTCACCGTTTGAAAGGTAGTTTATGAAGGATGCTATGAACCAGAGGGGATCCTCACTGAACTCCCTTACAAATTTGGCAACGGAAATGCGAAGAATGAAGAGCGAGGAAATCAGATAAATTCCGGAAGCTATGGTGTATGAAATAGTGAAATTTCTTGCAGTGAACAGGGCAATTACTCCGTATATCATGTTGTAATTGAGAGAGGTTATTATCCCCAAGACAGGTCTTTTTCTCATAAATACAAAGTAAACGAAGGTTCTGAGAAACACGGCGGATGA
This window harbors:
- a CDS encoding TIGR00296 family protein translates to MMYTDEEGIFVVKTARRVVEEYLNRRRVPEIEFPKKFEEKGGVFTTISTYPDRNLRGCIGFPEPIFPLKKALVESALAAAFQDPRFPPLTRDELNSVVFEVSLLTPPEEIRVKSRKELLNMVVIGRHGLIAERGFYRGLLLPQVPVEWNWDVEEFLSQTCWKAGLPPDCWLDESTKIYAFSAEIFEEEEPWGRIRRKEIGD
- a CDS encoding dihydroorotase, which codes for MEIEGRIYHRGEIIDAALEIDGGRIKRVKKYITGAKRIRGVIFPGAIDLHAHFREPGYEHKEDFYTGTMSAAFGGITFVMDMPNTNPPVSDAESFNEKLRTVSRKANVDFSLYFLLNENAQILREHNAAFKLYMGETTGAKGSEVTYVPHSFISVHAELNECIKKESTNLREHDLARPESCEVRAVKTLLGMGKFHIAHVSSVDTVDMCKVGRFTCEVTPHHLLLHRDMPLGSFGKVNPPLRARWIAERLWEELLIGRIDIVASDHAPHTVEEKEEEFSSAPAGIPEVETYVPIFMRLMRMEKIPLRRMVEVLMEKPAELIGIGKGKIEKGYDADLIAMNFKDVRRVRSRDLHYKCGWTPYEGFEAIYPHTVIVGGEYVIEDGEFVGERMGKFVKIEGNKF
- the alaS gene encoding alanine--tRNA ligase, with the translated sequence MLERELNLQFFHENGWKRYRCKKCGSYFWSREPRDTCTEAPCGEYKFLEEPIFNREYSIEEMRSAFINFFKRRGHEPIPRYPVVARWRDDVFLVNASIYDFQPHVTSGLAPPPANPLVISQPCIRMVDVDSVGKTGRHLTGFEMMAHHAFNYPDKWVYWKDETVEYALKLIEELGGNADEVVLKEHPWIGGGNAGASFEVIYGGLELATLVFMNLREDERGEVEIDGVRYSEMPVKVVDTGYGLERFVWASKGTPTIYDAIYPDMIEELMGRLNIERNERRDMILKQFALISPRIEIEDEGTLVNEVLKASNSSIREYKEFIVPLQKIYAIVDYTRSLAFMLTDGIVPSNAQAGYLARLLIRRTLKLLYDLGNPARIGELVEMHVHRFSDIMDTSMLPIVLEELELEESRYRKTMSKGVEIVKRHVKKKGRIDVDDLILFYDSHGLLPDIVKSVAEDLGVEVEVPRDFHGLVASRHERAARKKKIERSYDLPATRKLYYEDPYLREFEGDVIYSKDGEIVLDSTAFYPEGGGQPSDRGYVEYGGKQYHVKDVQKYGDVVVHFIEGHIPVGVRVRGFIDWERRERLMRNHTAEHVLLAACRRVLGKHVWQHGTQKDVHECRFDIAHYKPITREEIRRIEEEAMRIITSCIPVEAKFMNRTEAERRYGFVLYEGGIPPGREIRVVRIGNFDVEACGGTHVSNTGEIGFLKIMRTERIQDGVSRIIYTSGLSALEHTHHVEDILHRSAEVLGVQWEKLPESVERFFNEWKDQRKTIDRLKRERMESIRREFEDREIIAELLPLEMKELAILARELASVGKRGVLIGEDGSFVVFGVNARNIAGKIAESMQGRGGGKNDFVQGKGKREMVREGLNKARELLGLK
- a CDS encoding site-2 protease family protein, translating into MINPEVEEVNLIVRRYLNVYDFRITPDHLEFYFTPGDENEFEKNFEKLRLELKKRQMVPIVRKETGEYVLVVIRTPPRKFLGLWVNIVLLLATLASTIWVGMGYYVTYYGPSTTLNEIVGGFVYFALPLMTILGVHEMGHYFAARRHNVMVSLPFFIPAPTLLGTLGAFISVREPIPDKKALVDIGLAGPIAGFIVAIPVTLLGMYLGTLNPPTINITETNRYILLNVPIIYNVLSYFMPSPEFIHPMAMAGWVGFVVTAINLFPIGQLDGGHVARAIAGDNTKYVSYAFAAILFILGIWYPGWIIFALLVVFLGLNHPPPLNDITKLDKKRWALAISGFLLLAVTFVPVPMQMVTLHEDMQLSVNLNGEILVENLENSTTLHIMVVNNGEMKENTTVTVRGDFYISNSTYNFVLDPGGSWNGSVVLKLKESGVHGITVSLLTRSGYVREWHRDLLCLNESRTLHFEPESVHSFSFNTTLVNNGNISTVQFMTLNGVYFNITSSSLPILENGTMVIPENSSAALHFVVMGKTTILAVDLLNYQAAWIQVRV
- a CDS encoding DUF72 domain-containing protein → MYIGTCGFPVAKKKYFEEFKVVEIQKTFYTQISKSLAQRWRENTPKDFIFTLKAPQTITHPPSSPTYRRYKGPLGDFGYFKSNEDVMLSWKNFAEIARILRAKVIVFQSPASFRQNKGNMENILNFFDNVERIATYGWEQRGKWDLDIVKKICKEADLIHVVDPFKNRSVWGEFSYYRLHGIGGYSYRYSDEDLNKLMELVKNEDYIMFNNTHMWEDAKRFKLLLESKQPGN
- a CDS encoding DUF2070 family protein: MGQEGEKYILSLRRHIITTPRYEVTITLSIIFTLLSSYLIYWDIWKALLIFGVPYVLVNFLDYAMIKIGRTYFPGKRILTLNLLIFIEVLIQILIFQRFFSFEFSLLLAFSSAVFLRTFVYFVFMRKRPVLGIITSLNYNMIYGVIALFTARNFTISYTIASGIYLISSLFILRISVAKFVREFSEDPLWFIASFINYLSNGEREHLHSINRFFENIYTERTVPVSSMVFWKGDTPKIIFLFPYIHPGPFGEVGGSDITKKLKRFTGFDNLMIFHTTTTHDNNVADEKDIKKIANVVKNSLNAKNRCRKMSDALRFEFGNLEVLAHLFGRYLLVALLPTRDIFDDVDLKAGLILRKKLLNFYDDAAIVDAHNNFDKNAFPLTLTHGDVDAIAKRIKNLEADAPIVVGYAQRSFKSKSFGPDGIKVAVFIHNGKRIGYILLDGNNVKKGLRNKIIESFGDVLDEIEVFSTDNHIVNYNIMDLNPVGDKDDWNEIIKMVKDAVNDALSNAEEVEVSMHTEMVKLRMARRGQLEEMTNITKSAINTIKFAMPLIMVGGFLGALLSFLCI